The following are from one region of the Salvia hispanica cultivar TCC Black 2014 chromosome 1, UniMelb_Shisp_WGS_1.0, whole genome shotgun sequence genome:
- the LOC125223961 gene encoding putative receptor like protein 25: MMRDTVTTLSYSNLAFTLALTKDYKAEADYNEKVSLIIKGAERNLGKIWQDFTSIDLCCNNFQGGIPDSIGELNALYLLNLSHNSFTGTIPKSLSNLTGLEALDLSVNLLTGKIPKEIAGLTFLQVMNVSHNKLVGEIPIGPQIQTFPGDCFEGNIGLCGLPLNISCIKPLASPPSLKSDGTTEIEWDYVFVAAGYVVGFGSFLWVLVFGRSFRERLFEKIEDVYEKIVSLRKKKKRRDVGRRVVRIQARRQ, encoded by the coding sequence ATGATGAGGGATACTGTCACAACGTTGAGTTACAGCAACTTGGCTTTTACATTAGCACTTACCAAAGATTACAAGGCGGAAGCAGACTACAACGAAAAGGTATCACTAATCATCAAAGGGGCGGAGCGGAATCTTGGCAAGATATGGCAGGACTTTACATCCATCGACTTATGTTGCAATAATTTCCAAGGAGGGATCCCTGACTCAATCGGTGAGCTCAACGCACTTTATCTTCTCAACTTATCCCACAATAGTTTCACAGGAACAATCCCTAAATCATTGAGTAACTTGACGGGGCTTGAAGCACTGGACCTCTCAGTGAACCTGCTAACCGGGAAGATACCAAAGGAGATTGCAGGGCTCACATTCCTTCAGGTGATGAATGTATCCCACAACAAGCTGGTCGGAGAGATTCCAATTGGCCCTCAAATCCAAACATTCCCTGGTGATTGCTTTGAAGGAAACATAGGATTATGTGGTCTCCCTCTCAACATTAGCTGCATAAAGCCTCTTGCTTCTCCGCCAAGTTTAAAATCCGATGGGACGACAGAGATTGAGTGGGATTATGTGTTTGTTGCTGCTGGTTATGTTGTTGGCTTCGGAAGCTTTCTATGGGTGCTCGTATTTGGCCGAAGCTTCAGAGAGAGACTCTTTGAGAAAATTGAGGATGTTTATGAGAAGATAGTCAGCCTCcgcaaaaagaagaagagaagggaTGTAGGAAGAAGAGTTGTGAGAATTCAAGCCAGAAGACAATAG